A section of the Lineus longissimus chromosome 1, tnLinLong1.2, whole genome shotgun sequence genome encodes:
- the LOC135484513 gene encoding uncharacterized protein LOC135484513 yields MASTVPNDEDVHSIKTDYSAHLSTKINKDDDQIMLDVISSGTTDLGSFVMDESDLGLEDDDKGCCPLKCCAKKSAYHFGGGEGHSNVHINEAFSGESVYVETVMDFNNNYYRKWYDVVSNDDPERFDKMLHKAGEVKKKLLINGRFKFNIPHSVIEKATRAHQQYERPLCVAAAFASSYVFTKLLKEDVCVTARDKHGCNVVHALVIAAADCKEREEQYFAMYNSLLENTDRDTQRALLLGETLQGQRPLELAAKLGAFGIFRVILETPSFFGKILCQTGACSFYRYNLSDYEDSSNPKRYYRSPLRYICNIQEEHVDDYIEHKIHEIPVIKSWMRRKYLSNFGLILLWLTIKFANVVMCTIIDPNALPLYVACRENITSYSDCTNSADSNWLVISTVFAIITGFYSVVVVLFDLFELVVCRRCKQEKGLADHAIGNNQFGTLSFYRCCHFLLALSTIIMLVVAYLYRGKDNLQACLTSKAVMLPFIVIDLFHVLENVPLFGTFVTTMQRLLKITLKYVLFSFLIQLIFALYFYTTVTGFVPSASGTGIEVTGFENILAAIYTTILLISNTVPSTNADAIAVRFPLYIYIIIMILLFLNYLVAILMDIQRLKPERMSLLRDMRRLRLAITVEERFAGCARKSTCAEKNSGYFIVATYIKDRNFRNDVSANTPIHSRIPQGR; encoded by the exons ATGGCGTCCACAGTACCCAATGACGAGGATGTTCATAGTATCAAGACTGATTACAGTGCTCATCTGtcaacaaaaataaataaag ATGACGACCAGATCATGTTGGATGTGATCTCCTCTGGCACAACTGATTTGGGGAGCTTCGTAATGGACGAGTCAGACCTCGGATTGGAAGACGACGACAAAGGGTGCTGCCCTCTCAAGTGTTGCGCAAAGAAGAGTGCCTACCATTTTGGCGGCGGCGAGGGCCATTCGAATGTCCACATCAATGAGGCCTTTAGCGGAGAGTCTGTCTACGTTGAGACAGTCATGGATTTCAACAACAATTACTATAGAAAATGGTATGATGTCGTGAGTAACGATGACCCAGAGCGCTTTGACAAGATGTTGCACAAAGCAGGCGAGGTGAAAAAGAAGCTTCTGATCAATGGACGTTTCAAGTTTAATATCCCACACTCTGTTATAGAGAAAGCTACGAGGGCGCACCAGCAGTACGAGAGACCGCTATGTGTTGCTGCGGCGTTCGCCTCTAGCTATGTCTTCACGAAGTTACTGAAGGAAGATGTCTGCGTGACTGCACGGGATAAACATGGCTGTAACGTCGTACACGCGCTAGTCATTGCGGCAGCGGATTGCAAGGAACGTGAGGAGCAGTACTTTGCAATGTACAACTCCCTCTTGGAAAACACGGACCGCGATACCCAAAGAGCTTTGCTACTAGGCGAGACCCTGCAGGGGCAGCGACCACTCGAACTAGCAGCAAAGTTGGGTGCATTCGGGATCTTCCGCGTCATCTTGGAAACACCGAGCTTCTTCGGCAAGATACTTTGCCAAACCGGTGCCTGTAGTTTTTATAGGTACAACCTGTCTGATTACGAGGACAGCAGTAATCCTAAAAGATACTACAGGTCACCACTCCGATATATCTGCAACATCCAAGAAGAACACGTTGACGATTACATTGAGCACAAGATCCATGAGATACCGGTCATCAAGTCATGGATGAGACGAAAGTACCTATCAAACTTTGGTTTGATCCTGCTCTGGTTGACAATCAAGTTTGCAAACGTAGTGATGTGCACCATCATCGATCCAAATGCACTCCCACTCTACGTAGCTTGCAGAGAAAACATCACCAGCTATTCAGATTGCACCAACTCAGCCGATTCAAACTGGTTGGTCATTTCAACAGTCTTTGCTATTATTACGGGGTTCTACAGCGTCGTAGTCGTGCTCTTTGACTTGTTTGAACTTGTCGTCTGCCGTCGATGTAAACAAGAGAAGGGGCTCGCTGACCATGCTATCGGGAACAATCAGTTCGGAACGCTATCGTTCTACCGCTGCTGCCATTTCTTGTTGGCTTTGTCCACCATCATCATGCTGGTAGTCGCGTACCTGTACCGAGGCAAAGACAACCTTCAAGCTTGTCTGACCTCTAAAGCGGTCATGCTGCCTTTCATCGTCATAGACCTCTTCCATGTTTTAGAAAACGTGCCGTTGTTCGGAACATTCGTCACAACCATGCAGAGACTTTTAAAGATAACCTTGAAGTATGTCCTGTTTAGTTTTCTCATACAGCTAATCTTCGCATTGTATTTCTACACAACAGTCACAGGATTCGTACCTAGCGCAAGTGGCACTGGAATCGAGGTTACCGGATTCGAAAATATCCTGGCGGCGATTTATACAACTATTCTGCTGATATCGAATACGGTTCCTTCAACGAATGCCGACGCCATAGCAGTCAGGTTCCCGTTGTACATATACATCATCATAATGATCCTGCTCTTCCTGAATTACCTTGTGGCGATTTTGATGGACATTCAGAGGCTCAAACCCGAGAGGATGTCTTTACTCAGAGATATGCGGAGGCTTCGCTTGGCGATAACCGTGGAGGAGAGATTCGCTGGATGTGCACGAAAGTCGACATGCGCCGAGAAGAATTCTGGATACTTTATTGTGGCCACCTATATCAAAGACAGGAACTTTAGAAATGACGTTAGTGCGAATACGCCAATACACTCACGCATACCACAAGGGCGCTAA